A single window of Romeriopsis navalis LEGE 11480 DNA harbors:
- a CDS encoding ABC transporter substrate-binding protein has protein sequence MASQREWPILIGALLITGGLVATGAWWFTSRSAAPGADQQLATIKNSGGQISLGHKALAPSEGANNPDFERAKAAGITALQQNNAPEAVAQFGQALQIRRNAPETRIYYNNARIGVGRAYTIAVAVPLTSDANGALELLRGVAQAQTEVNQAGGVNQIPLKVVIANDAGNPSSATKVAQALIQNKQILGVVGHYSSDVTLATGTLYNEAGLVAISPVSTAVKLSNFGPYVLRTVPSDYISARALADYSLKQLKRQKAVVFFNSQSGYSESLKAEFSTAMSLGGGRIEQEFDLSAPDFSATRALAQVPEAEVIVLAANTSSLDRALQVVQTNQKNLPILGGDDVYAPKTLEIGGSAADGMVIAVPWHIAADPNAKFGKTSRQFWGAEVNWRTALAYDATQAIVTAIGQKPTREGIQQALTKPGFTANGASGTVRFLASGDRNASIQLVKVVTGQKSGFGFDFVPVKSK, from the coding sequence ATGGCAAGCCAACGTGAATGGCCAATTTTGATTGGGGCCTTACTGATTACGGGGGGACTCGTCGCCACTGGGGCCTGGTGGTTTACCAGTCGCTCTGCGGCACCCGGCGCCGATCAGCAACTCGCGACCATCAAAAATAGCGGTGGCCAAATCAGCCTGGGCCACAAGGCCCTCGCACCCAGCGAAGGGGCCAATAATCCCGACTTTGAACGCGCTAAAGCCGCTGGCATTACCGCCCTCCAACAAAACAATGCCCCGGAAGCCGTGGCCCAGTTTGGCCAAGCCTTGCAGATTCGGCGCAATGCCCCGGAAACGCGGATTTATTACAATAACGCCCGAATTGGCGTGGGCCGCGCTTATACGATCGCCGTCGCGGTCCCCCTCACCTCCGATGCCAATGGTGCCCTCGAACTGTTACGCGGCGTCGCCCAAGCCCAGACCGAAGTTAATCAAGCCGGTGGGGTGAACCAAATCCCACTGAAAGTTGTGATTGCCAACGATGCCGGGAATCCCAGCAGCGCCACCAAAGTGGCCCAAGCCTTGATTCAAAACAAGCAAATTCTCGGGGTCGTGGGCCATTATTCCAGTGACGTCACGCTCGCCACTGGGACACTTTACAACGAAGCAGGGCTGGTGGCGATTTCTCCGGTTAGCACCGCCGTCAAGCTGAGCAATTTTGGCCCCTACGTCTTGCGAACCGTACCCAGTGATTACATCTCGGCGCGGGCCTTGGCCGACTACAGCCTCAAGCAACTCAAGCGCCAAAAGGCTGTCGTTTTCTTCAACTCCCAAAGCGGCTATAGCGAATCGCTGAAAGCCGAATTTTCCACTGCGATGTCCCTGGGGGGTGGTCGCATTGAGCAGGAATTTGACCTGTCCGCACCGGACTTCAGCGCCACACGCGCTTTAGCGCAGGTACCAGAAGCGGAAGTGATCGTTTTAGCGGCGAATACCAGCAGCCTCGATCGCGCTTTGCAAGTGGTGCAAACAAACCAAAAGAACTTACCCATCCTCGGGGGGGATGATGTCTATGCCCCCAAGACCTTGGAAATCGGGGGCAGTGCGGCCGATGGCATGGTCATTGCGGTGCCCTGGCATATCGCCGCCGACCCCAATGCCAAGTTTGGCAAAACATCCCGACAGTTTTGGGGCGCTGAAGTAAACTGGCGCACGGCCTTAGCCTATGACGCGACCCAGGCAATCGTCACCGCGATCGGCCAAAAACCAACCCGCGAAGGCATCCAACAAGCCCTGACTAAACCCGGCTTTACGGCCAACGGCGCATCGGGCACCGTCCGATTTCTGGCCTCGGGCGATCGCAATGCCTCGATTCAATTAGTCAAAGTGGTCACGGGCCAAAAATCCGGCTTCGGGTTTGATTTTGTCCCGGTCAAATCGAAATAA